Proteins encoded within one genomic window of Sebastes fasciatus isolate fSebFas1 chromosome 18, fSebFas1.pri, whole genome shotgun sequence:
- the LOC141756033 gene encoding alpha-1-antitrypsin homolog codes for MAVEMRGIFASCALTALLLAAASADHHHHHHDGSDHSHEGEMICHKLSSPNADFAFALYKNLNAKAAAGKNIFYSPLGISTALSVLSTGAHGETHSQLFSSLEYSTLNQTQVNEAYEHLFDMHGHSHENQQLDVGNTVALRSGFNPLEKFLKDVKHHYSGEVLNVSFTNPAEAAAEINRFIANKTHDKIKDIVKDLDPDMAMMLINYVYFKGEWKNPFNGRMTRMMDFYVDKTTTVQVDMMLRTAFYDTYWDVDNHTIAVMVPYKGNISMMIVLPDEGKMAEVERIMNKDYIKHCRNSVSMEYVDLFLPMFSISADNPLENTLKEMGITDAFEDKADFSGISDEVMLKVSKVSHKAMLSVTEMGTEAAANTINEPVFIGFARTVRMDRPFWVFILENSTESILFMGKISNPTAM; via the exons ATG GCTGTAGAGATGCGTGGGATCTTTGCTAGTTGTGCACTTACAGcactgctgctggctgcagccTCTGcagaccaccaccaccaccaccatgatGGCTCTGATCACAGCCATGAGGGAGAAATGATTTGCCACAAGCTTTCGTCTCCCAATGCTGACTTTGCCTTTGCCCTCTACAAAAACCTGAACGCTAAGGCTGCTGCTGGAAAGAACATCTTCTACTCGCCGCTGGGCATCTCCACTGCCCTGTCCGTGCTGTCTACAGGGGCTCATGGTGAAACCCACAGCCAGCTGTTCTCCAGCTTGGAATACAGCACCTTAAACCAGACTCAGGTCAACGAAGCGTACGAGCATCTTTTCGACATGCATGGACACAGCCATGAGAATCAGCAGCTGGATGTTGGTAACACTGTGGCCCTACGCTCTGGTTTCAATCCTCTGGAGAAGTTCCTGAAGGATGTCAAGCACCACTACTCTGGTGAGGTCCTCAACGTCAGCTTTACAAATCCCGCTGAGGCTGCAGCTGAGATCAACAGATTCATTGCTAATAAAACCCACGACAAGATCAAAGATATAGTGAAGGACCTGGACCCTGATATGGCCATGATGCTGATCAACTATGTATACTTTAAAG GAGAGTGGAAAAATCCCTTCAATGGTCGCATGACCCGCATGATGGACTTCTATGTGGACAAGACCACCACAGTTCAGGTGGACATGATGTTGAGGACAGCTTTCTATGACACCTACTGGGATGTTGACAACCACACCATCGCCGTCATGGTGCCCTACAAGGGCAACATCTCCATGATGATCGTCCTGCCTGATGAAGGCAAGATGGCGGAGGTGGAGCGCATCATGAACAAGGACTACATCAAGCACTGTCGAAACTCAGTCTCTATGGA ATATGTGGATCTGTTCCTACCAATGTTTTCCATCTCTGCTGATAATCCTctggaaaacacactgaaagaaaTGGGCATAACCGACGCTTTTGAGGACAAGGCTGATTTCTCTGGCATTTCTGATGAGGTCATGCTCAAAGTCTCAAAG GTGTCCCACAAGGCCATGCTGAGTGTCACTGAAATGGGAACAGAGGCAGCAGCCAACACCATTAATGAGCCAGTATTCATCGGTTTTGCGAGAACAGTAAGAATGGACAGACCCTTCTGGGTCTTCATCCTGGAGAATTCCACTGAGAGCATCCTCTTCATGGGCAAGATCAGCAACCCCACAGCCATGTAG
- the LOC141756034 gene encoding alpha-1-antitrypsin homolog, translated as MRGIFASCALAALLLAAAWADHHHHHHHDGADHSHEGELSCHKLSPPNADFAFALYKNLNAKAAAGQNIFYSPLGISAGLSVLSSGAGGETHRQLFSTLGYGANTQAQINEAWEHLFHMMGHSKDTQQLEVGNTVAVRAGFFPLEKFTNDAKHHYSSDILNADFTDPAGAAAELNRFIAVKTHDKIKDMVKDLDPDTAMVLINYVYFRGEWEKPFDGNQTQKADFNVDETTKVQVDMMKRTGRYDLYHDHDNHTTVIMLPYKGNTSMMIVLPDEGKMSEVEGYINKDYIRRWHDSLYRSSVDLSLPKFSISADASLGSTLKEMGMTDAFADNADFSGMSTEVKLKVSKVSHKAVLSVDERGTEAAAVTTIEVMPMSMPETMKLDRPFLVFILEDSTRSILFMGKISNPTAV; from the exons ATGCGTGGGATCTTTGCTAGTTGTGCACTCGCAGCGCTGCTGTTGGCTGCAGCCTGGGcagaccaccaccaccaccaccaccacgatGGTGCTGATCACAGCCACGAGGGAGAACTGAGCTGCCACAAGCTTTCCCCTCCCAACGCTGACTTCGCCTTTGCCCTCTACAAAAACCTGAACGCCAAGGCTGCTGCAGGGCAGAACATCTTCTACTCGCCGCTGGGCATCTCCGCCGGCCTGTCCGTGCTGTCCTCCGGGGCCGGTGGTGAAACCCACCGCCAGCTGTTCTCCACCCTGGGCTACGGCGCTAACACCCAGGCACAGATTAACGAAGCGTGGGAGCATCTTTTCCACATGATGGGACACAGCAAGGATACTCAGCAGCTGGAAGTGGGTAACACCGTGGCCGTGCGCGCTGGCTTCTTTCCTCTGGAGAAGTTCACGAACGATGCCAAGCACCACTACTCTAGTGATATCCTCAACGCCGACTTTACTGATCCTGCCGGGGCTGCAGCTGAACTCAACAGATTCATTGCCGTTAAAACCCACGACAAGATCAAAGATATGGTGAAGGACCTGGACCCTGATACGGCCATGGTGCTGATCAACTATGTCTACTTCAGAG GAGAGTGGGAGAAACCCTTCGATGGTAACCAGACACAAAAGGCAGACTTCAATGTGGACGAAACCACCAAGGTTCAGGTTGACATGATGAAGAGGACGGGCCGCTACGACCTCTATCACGACCATGATAACCACACCACCGTCATCATGCTGCCCTACAAGGGCAACACCTCCATGATGATCGTGCTGCCCGACGAAGGCAAGATGTCAGAGGTGGAGGGCTACATCAACAAGGACTACATCAGGCGCTGGCATGACTCACTCTACAGGAG CTCTGTGGATCTGTCCCTGCCAAAGTTCTCCATCTCTGCTGACGCCTCCCTGGGCAGCACACTGAAAGAAATGGGCATGACCGACGCTTTTGCGGACAACGCTGATTTCTCTGGCATGTCCACCGAGGTCAAGCTCAAAGTCTCAAAG GTGTCCCACAAGGCCGTGCTGAGTGTGGACGAAAGAGGAACAGAGGCGGCAGCCGTCACCACCATCGAGGTCATGCCCATGAGCATGCCCGAAACCATGAAACTTGACAGACCCTTCTTGGTCTTCATCCTGGAGGACTCGACCAGGAGCATCCTCTTCATGGGCAAGATCAGCAACCCCACAGCTGTGTAA